A genome region from Bradyrhizobium sp. WSM1417 includes the following:
- a CDS encoding ATP-binding protein, whose protein sequence is MGRPDKSMKRTEPRDGLIGAFLYWLGGYEIEDGLTAGLSERELSRIRAKQIDAVIRLIPVTMAVTMLNVAVVLILFWGRGWNDFLAIWGMTLATAASLAVRAWRRSHQSPPQEASPRAARQMLRQAFFLAAIWGTLPVALFSRIEPTGQLVLACLMVGMMSGGAFTLSTFPRAGLVYLATTTIACVAALLSCGAGPYLVTAVFLLLFAFFMARNIVSQGNLFLGNLKAQLELERQTEIISLLLKDFQENASDWLWQTDAEGHLVDVPERFAAVAQLPLPLLKGAHFADVLDMLCPEDKSAAYNVVGLMEHAEPLHEMNLKVVAGGEARLWSLTAKPAYDRDGQFLGYRGFGRDVTERWRAEKAEAESRAKSDFLAVMSHEIRTPMNGVLGLASMLLETKLDPEQREAVTTIRESGDNLQRILNDILDLSKLEAGRFAFEVIDFAPQALVEAVATVVRASAKSKGLVVKVELDPNLPPTLRGDVARIRQVLLNLASNAVKFTDAGEVTIAAVCQARRDLLATVEWSVTDSGIGIAPEKLAQLFSDFAQADASISRRFGGTGLGLAISRRIIEQMGGTIGVTSTPGEGSTFRFTLVLPWSQVQTSDHDAGREEADDLKARIAGLDRPLKVLVAEDDAVNRMVVSKMLGAFDVELRVVTDGVEAVAAVSEGDYDIVLMDVRMPEMDGLAATRAIRAEGGRFAALPIVALTANAFPEDVRICREAGMSDFLAKPLRKPALVTALLRALDGQWVSEDAPLQPEQMPVESDWTDEERQITGA, encoded by the coding sequence ATGGGACGGCCCGACAAATCCATGAAGCGAACCGAGCCCCGCGACGGGTTGATCGGCGCGTTCCTGTACTGGCTCGGAGGCTACGAGATCGAGGACGGCCTGACCGCCGGTCTCAGCGAGCGCGAGCTGAGCCGCATCCGCGCCAAGCAGATCGATGCGGTAATACGCTTGATCCCGGTGACGATGGCCGTCACCATGCTCAACGTCGCCGTTGTGCTGATTCTGTTCTGGGGCAGGGGCTGGAACGACTTTCTCGCGATCTGGGGCATGACCCTCGCGACTGCCGCCTCGCTCGCGGTGCGCGCGTGGCGGCGCTCCCACCAGAGCCCGCCGCAGGAAGCCTCGCCCCGCGCCGCGCGGCAGATGTTGCGGCAGGCGTTTTTCCTCGCCGCGATCTGGGGCACGCTGCCGGTCGCGCTGTTCAGCCGCATCGAGCCGACCGGCCAGCTCGTCCTGGCCTGCCTGATGGTCGGTATGATGTCCGGCGGTGCCTTCACGCTCTCGACCTTCCCGCGCGCGGGCCTCGTCTATCTCGCGACGACGACGATCGCCTGCGTCGCGGCGTTGCTGTCGTGCGGCGCCGGGCCGTATCTCGTGACCGCGGTGTTCCTGCTGCTGTTCGCATTCTTCATGGCGCGCAACATCGTCTCCCAAGGCAATCTGTTTCTCGGCAATCTCAAGGCCCAGCTCGAGCTCGAGCGGCAGACCGAGATCATTTCGCTGTTGCTGAAGGATTTTCAGGAGAACGCCAGCGACTGGCTGTGGCAGACCGACGCCGAGGGGCATTTGGTCGATGTGCCCGAGCGCTTCGCCGCGGTCGCACAGCTGCCGCTGCCGCTGCTGAAGGGCGCGCATTTCGCCGACGTGCTCGACATGCTGTGCCCCGAAGACAAGAGCGCGGCCTACAACGTCGTCGGCCTGATGGAGCACGCCGAACCGCTTCACGAGATGAACCTCAAGGTCGTCGCCGGCGGCGAGGCGCGGCTGTGGTCGCTCACTGCGAAGCCGGCCTACGACCGCGACGGTCAATTCCTCGGCTATCGCGGCTTCGGCCGCGACGTGACCGAGCGCTGGCGCGCGGAAAAGGCTGAGGCCGAGAGCCGCGCCAAATCGGATTTCCTCGCGGTCATGAGCCACGAGATCCGCACGCCGATGAACGGCGTGCTCGGGCTTGCCAGCATGCTGCTGGAGACAAAACTTGATCCGGAACAGCGCGAGGCCGTCACCACGATCCGCGAGTCTGGTGACAATCTCCAGCGCATCCTCAATGACATCCTCGACCTCTCCAAGCTCGAGGCCGGGCGCTTCGCGTTCGAGGTGATCGACTTCGCGCCGCAGGCGCTGGTCGAGGCAGTGGCGACCGTGGTGCGCGCGAGCGCCAAGAGCAAGGGGCTCGTGGTCAAGGTCGAACTCGATCCCAACCTGCCGCCGACGCTGCGCGGCGATGTCGCGCGTATCCGCCAGGTCCTGCTCAATCTCGCCTCGAACGCGGTGAAGTTCACCGACGCAGGCGAAGTCACGATCGCAGCTGTCTGTCAGGCCCGCCGCGATCTGCTCGCCACCGTCGAATGGAGCGTGACCGACAGCGGCATCGGCATCGCCCCCGAGAAGCTCGCCCAGCTCTTCTCCGACTTCGCCCAGGCCGACGCCTCGATCAGCCGCCGCTTCGGCGGCACCGGGCTTGGGCTTGCGATCTCCCGGCGCATCATCGAGCAGATGGGCGGCACCATCGGCGTCACCTCGACGCCGGGCGAAGGCTCGACCTTCCGCTTCACGTTGGTGCTGCCGTGGAGCCAGGTGCAAACGTCCGATCACGACGCAGGCCGCGAGGAAGCCGACGATCTCAAGGCGCGCATCGCGGGCCTCGACCGACCGCTGAAGGTGCTGGTCGCCGAGGACGACGCCGTCAACCGCATGGTCGTGAGCAAGATGCTCGGTGCCTTCGACGTCGAGTTGCGCGTGGTGACCGACGGTGTCGAAGCCGTCGCGGCCGTGTCCGAAGGCGATTACGATATTGTGCTGATGGACGTGCGCATGCCCGAGATGGACGGCCTTGCCGCGACCCGCGCGATCCGCGCCGAAGGCGGACGCTTCGCGGCCTTGCCGATCGTCGCGCTGACCGCCAATGCCTTCCCCGAGGACGTCAGGATCTGCCGCGAGGCCGGCATGTCGGACTTCCTGGCCAAACCGCTGCGCAAGCCCGCGCTGGTCACGGCGCTGCTGCGTGCGCTGGACGGCCAATGGGTGTCGGAGGACGCTCCGCTTCAGCCAGAGCAGATGCCGGTCGAGTCGGACTGGACGGACGAGGAAAGGCAGATCACCGGCGCTTAG
- the xth gene encoding exodeoxyribonuclease III, translating into MPIRIATWNVNSVRQRIDLLLTWLKECQPDIVCLQEIKCVDEAFPRLEIEALGYNVVTHGQKTFNGVALLSKLRFDETKSGLAGDDEDAHARFLEGVVTLKRGVLRVACLYLPNGNPVGTEKYPYKLKWMSRLLEYSKERLKTEEPLILAGDFNVIPHARDVHNPAAWTEDALFKAETRESFQSLLGLGLTDALRAVTDEPGLYTFWDYQAGAWQKNHGLRIDHLLLSPQASDRLANVGIDSYVRSWEKPSDHVPVWADLDLEAA; encoded by the coding sequence ATGCCCATCAGAATAGCCACGTGGAACGTGAACTCGGTCCGGCAGCGGATCGATCTCCTCCTGACCTGGCTGAAGGAGTGCCAGCCGGACATCGTCTGCCTGCAGGAGATCAAATGCGTCGACGAGGCGTTCCCGCGGCTGGAGATCGAGGCGCTCGGCTACAACGTGGTCACCCACGGGCAGAAGACGTTTAACGGTGTCGCCCTGCTCTCGAAACTCCGGTTCGACGAGACCAAGTCGGGGCTGGCCGGCGACGACGAGGATGCGCATGCCCGCTTTCTCGAAGGCGTGGTGACGCTCAAGCGCGGAGTGCTGCGCGTCGCCTGCCTCTACCTGCCCAACGGCAACCCGGTCGGGACCGAGAAATATCCCTACAAGCTCAAATGGATGTCGCGGCTTCTTGAGTATTCGAAGGAGCGCCTCAAGACCGAGGAGCCGCTGATCCTCGCAGGCGACTTCAACGTCATCCCGCATGCCCGGGACGTCCATAATCCCGCCGCCTGGACCGAGGACGCCCTGTTCAAGGCCGAGACGCGGGAGAGTTTTCAGTCCCTGCTCGGCCTCGGCCTGACCGATGCGCTTCGGGCCGTCACCGACGAGCCCGGGCTCTACACGTTCTGGGATTACCAGGCCGGCGCCTGGCAGAAGAACCATGGCCTCCGGATCGACCACCTTCTGCTGTCGCCACAGGCCAGCGACCGGCTCGCCAATGTCGGCATCGACAGCTATGTGCGCAGCTGGGAGAAGCCGTCGGACCACGTGCCGGTGTGGGCGGATCTCGACCTTGAGGCGGCGTGA
- a CDS encoding tetratricopeptide repeat protein has protein sequence MRTSRRTIVAFVLGATALAAPALAFDGAPVSPKDATIPVVTSLPGAAGKVRNVPPAVVPQETSLSALQYAAEGGHPIAQWKLGRMYANGDGVAQDDVRAFEYFTRIANAHAEDSPSAPQAQIVANAFVALGRYYLSGIPNSKVKPDQERAREMFSYAASYFGNADAQYDLARLYLKTPDASREDFRYGARWLGLAAQKGQHEAQALLGQMLFNGDRLPRQAARGLMWLTLARDSAGSDETWIKENYNRAFAKASDDDRAMCLQMLEQWVQGRRE, from the coding sequence ATGCGGACATCTAGGCGTACCATCGTTGCGTTTGTGTTGGGGGCTACCGCGCTGGCCGCGCCGGCGCTCGCCTTTGACGGCGCACCCGTCAGCCCCAAGGATGCGACCATCCCGGTGGTCACGAGCTTGCCGGGTGCAGCGGGCAAGGTCCGCAATGTGCCGCCAGCGGTCGTGCCCCAGGAAACCTCGCTCAGCGCCCTGCAATATGCCGCGGAGGGGGGCCACCCCATCGCGCAGTGGAAGCTCGGCCGCATGTACGCCAATGGCGACGGCGTCGCCCAGGACGATGTGCGTGCGTTCGAGTATTTCACCCGCATCGCCAACGCGCACGCCGAGGACAGCCCGTCGGCGCCGCAGGCGCAGATCGTCGCCAACGCCTTTGTGGCGCTCGGCCGCTATTATCTTAGCGGTATCCCGAATTCGAAGGTCAAGCCGGACCAGGAGCGGGCGCGGGAGATGTTCTCCTATGCCGCGTCCTATTTCGGCAACGCGGATGCGCAATACGATCTCGCCCGCCTGTACCTGAAGACGCCAGACGCTTCGCGCGAGGATTTCCGCTATGGCGCGCGCTGGCTTGGGCTCGCCGCGCAGAAGGGCCAGCACGAAGCCCAGGCGCTGCTCGGCCAGATGCTGTTCAACGGCGACCGCCTGCCGCGGCAGGCCGCGCGCGGCCTGATGTGGCTGACGCTGGCGCGCGACAGCGCAGGCAGCGACGAGACCTGGATCAAGGAAAACTACAACCGCGCCTTCGCAAAGGCCTCCGACGACGATCGCGCCATGTGCCTGCAGATGCTAGAGCAATGGGTGCAGGGTCGCCGGGAGTGA
- the ilvD gene encoding dihydroxy-acid dehydratase, which translates to MDAKSNIKQRLPSRHVTEGPARAPHRSYLYAMGLTTDQIHQPFVGVASCWNEAAPCNISLMRQAQAVKKGVAAAGGTPREFCTITVTDGIAMGHDGMRSSLPSRECIADSVELTIRGHAYDALVGLAGCDKSLPGMMMAMVRLNVPSIFIYGGSILPGNFRGQQVTVQDMFEAVGKHSVGAMSDEDLDEIERVACPSAGACGAQFTANTMATVSEAIGLALPYSAGAPAPYEIRDAFCMTAGEQVMELIAQNIRPRDIVTLKALENAAAVVAASGGSTNAALHLPAIAHECGIKFDLFDVAEIFKKTPYVADLKPGGRYVAKDMFEVGGIPLLMKTLLDNGFLHGDCMTVTGRTIAENLKSVKWNPHQDVVHPADKPITVTGGVVGLKGNLAPEGAIVKVAGMSNLRFTGPARCFDREEDAFEAVQKRTYREGEVIVIRYEGPKGGPGMREMLQTTAALTGQGMGGKIALITDGRFSGATRGFCIGHVGPEAAIGGPIGLLEDGDIIEIDAVAGTLNVKLSDQELAQRKTKWTARATNHTTGALWKYAQQVGPAVGGAVTHPGGAHEKQCYADI; encoded by the coding sequence ATGGACGCGAAGAGCAACATCAAGCAGAGGCTGCCGAGCCGTCACGTGACGGAAGGCCCTGCGCGCGCGCCCCATCGGTCCTACCTCTACGCCATGGGTCTGACCACCGACCAGATCCACCAGCCCTTCGTCGGCGTCGCCTCGTGCTGGAACGAGGCCGCGCCCTGCAACATCTCCCTGATGCGCCAGGCGCAGGCGGTGAAGAAGGGCGTCGCAGCCGCCGGCGGCACGCCGCGCGAGTTCTGCACCATCACCGTGACCGACGGCATCGCCATGGGCCATGACGGCATGCGCTCCTCGCTGCCGTCGCGGGAATGCATCGCCGATTCCGTCGAATTGACGATCCGCGGCCACGCCTATGACGCCCTCGTTGGCCTCGCCGGCTGCGACAAGTCGCTCCCGGGCATGATGATGGCGATGGTCCGCCTCAACGTGCCCTCGATCTTCATCTATGGCGGCTCGATCCTGCCCGGCAATTTCCGGGGCCAGCAGGTCACCGTGCAGGACATGTTCGAAGCCGTCGGCAAGCACTCGGTCGGCGCGATGTCGGACGAGGACCTCGACGAGATTGAGCGCGTGGCGTGCCCTTCGGCGGGCGCCTGCGGCGCCCAGTTCACAGCCAACACGATGGCGACCGTCTCCGAGGCGATCGGGCTGGCGCTGCCGTACTCGGCCGGTGCTCCGGCACCCTATGAAATTCGCGACGCCTTCTGCATGACCGCGGGCGAGCAGGTCATGGAGCTGATCGCCCAAAACATCCGGCCGCGCGACATCGTCACCCTCAAGGCGCTGGAGAATGCCGCTGCCGTGGTCGCCGCGTCCGGTGGCTCGACCAATGCTGCACTGCACCTGCCAGCAATCGCGCACGAGTGCGGCATCAAGTTCGACCTGTTCGACGTCGCCGAAATCTTCAAAAAGACACCGTACGTCGCGGATTTGAAGCCGGGCGGCCGTTATGTCGCCAAAGACATGTTTGAAGTAGGTGGCATACCGCTTCTGATGAAGACGCTGCTCGACAACGGATTTCTCCACGGTGACTGCATGACCGTCACCGGTCGAACGATCGCCGAAAACCTCAAAAGCGTGAAGTGGAATCCGCACCAGGACGTGGTGCACCCGGCAGACAAGCCCATCACCGTCACGGGCGGTGTGGTTGGTCTGAAGGGCAATCTGGCGCCAGAAGGTGCGATCGTGAAAGTCGCGGGAATGTCCAACCTCAGGTTCACCGGTCCGGCCAGGTGCTTCGACCGTGAGGAGGATGCTTTCGAGGCCGTCCAGAAGCGCACCTACCGCGAAGGCGAAGTCATCGTGATCCGCTACGAGGGGCCGAAGGGCGGCCCCGGCATGCGGGAAATGCTCCAGACCACCGCGGCGCTGACCGGCCAGGGCATGGGCGGCAAGATCGCGCTCATCACCGACGGCCGCTTCTCCGGCGCCACCCGTGGCTTCTGCATCGGCCATGTCGGGCCGGAAGCCGCCATCGGCGGCCCCATCGGGCTGCTCGAGGACGGCGATATAATCGAGATCGACGCGGTCGCCGGTACCCTTAACGTAAAATTGAGCGACCAGGAGCTTGCCCAGCGCAAGACCAAATGGACCGCTCGCGCGACTAACCACACGACGGGCGCGCTCTGGAAATATGCTCAGCAGGTTGGACCAGCGGTCGGTGGGGCAGTGACCCATCCGGGCGGCGCGCACGAGAAACAGTGCTATGCGGACATCTAG
- a CDS encoding adenylate/guanylate cyclase domain-containing protein, with the protein MPLFNQSIRRKIVGIALGLIVLMLVTSILSMVMSGQVGVLLDELTNRYIPAYSHLARANIRSLERALALRRMVMTRMGSASDEEAYAARLREFEALDRKFEEEAETARKLINAIIDDPRTSSDNAALARLDVRIESAVTELRRNLDEGNTKLLKQIEAKDMAEARGTLEQLDLLRDAFNRKVDAIRGDMLTQVFFSTSQVISRQYQAIIVSGVVTLLAAVLGFAFALLVSSGITRPVRLLLAGTREVEAGRFDKTITVSTQDEIGELAAAFNRMTEQLRHNERVRETFGRYIDPKVVQGLIDRPEVAIDGQRRVMTIMFCDMSGFTAMSEGMTPRGLVRVMNHYFTMMSGPIRSNRGIIDKYIGDAIMAYWGPPFIEEDEPALLAGLAAIDMADQVPALQKQLPDLLGIRAMPGLCDLRIGIATGEVLTGSIGSELMMSFTVMGDAVNLASRLEAVNKTYGTRILISQATADAIGSHLELREVDRLAVAGQSVPQTIFEVMGRSGELTAAHESLRSHYAGGLAAYRARRFDEARAAFNVALEAVPGDGPSRAMLTRITQFEANPPGEGWDGAWRLEQK; encoded by the coding sequence ATGCCGCTTTTCAACCAGTCGATCCGGCGCAAAATCGTCGGCATCGCCCTCGGATTGATCGTCCTGATGCTCGTCACCTCGATCCTGTCGATGGTGATGTCGGGCCAGGTCGGCGTCCTACTCGACGAACTGACCAACCGCTACATTCCGGCCTATAGCCATCTTGCCCGCGCCAATATCCGCTCGCTGGAGCGGGCGCTGGCGCTGCGGCGAATGGTCATGACGAGGATGGGATCGGCGTCGGACGAGGAGGCCTACGCGGCGCGGCTTCGCGAGTTCGAGGCGTTGGACCGCAAGTTTGAGGAGGAGGCCGAGACCGCGCGCAAGCTCATCAACGCCATCATCGACGACCCCAGGACCTCTTCCGACAACGCCGCACTGGCACGGCTCGACGTTCGTATCGAGAGCGCTGTCACCGAGCTGCGGCGCAATCTGGACGAGGGCAATACGAAACTGCTCAAGCAGATCGAGGCCAAGGACATGGCCGAGGCCCGCGGCACCCTGGAACAACTCGACTTGCTGCGCGATGCGTTCAACCGGAAGGTCGACGCGATCCGCGGCGACATGCTGACGCAGGTCTTCTTTTCGACGTCGCAGGTGATCAGTCGGCAATACCAAGCGATTATCGTGTCGGGAGTCGTGACCCTGCTGGCAGCGGTGCTCGGATTTGCCTTTGCGCTTCTGGTGTCCAGCGGCATTACGCGCCCGGTGCGGCTGCTGCTCGCCGGCACCCGCGAGGTCGAGGCCGGCCGCTTCGACAAGACCATCACCGTCTCCACCCAGGACGAGATCGGCGAGCTGGCCGCAGCCTTCAACCGCATGACCGAGCAGCTCAGGCACAATGAGCGCGTCCGCGAGACGTTCGGTCGCTACATCGATCCCAAGGTGGTGCAGGGCCTGATCGATCGGCCAGAGGTCGCCATCGATGGCCAGCGCCGGGTGATGACCATCATGTTCTGCGACATGAGCGGCTTCACCGCGATGAGCGAGGGCATGACCCCGCGCGGCCTGGTCAGGGTGATGAACCATTATTTCACGATGATGTCCGGTCCGATCAGGAGCAATCGCGGCATCATCGACAAATATATCGGCGACGCCATCATGGCCTATTGGGGCCCGCCCTTCATCGAGGAGGACGAGCCGGCGCTGCTCGCAGGCCTTGCCGCCATCGACATGGCCGATCAGGTGCCCGCGCTGCAGAAGCAATTGCCGGATCTCCTCGGCATCCGCGCCATGCCGGGGCTTTGCGATCTGCGCATCGGCATCGCGACCGGAGAGGTCCTGACCGGGAGCATTGGCTCCGAGCTGATGATGAGCTTCACCGTGATGGGCGATGCGGTGAATCTCGCCTCGCGACTGGAGGCCGTCAACAAGACCTACGGCACCCGTATTCTGATCTCGCAGGCGACGGCGGACGCGATCGGCTCGCACCTCGAATTGCGCGAGGTCGATCGTCTTGCGGTCGCCGGCCAGAGCGTGCCGCAAACGATTTTCGAGGTGATGGGCCGGTCAGGCGAGCTCACTGCCGCGCATGAGAGCCTGCGTTCGCACTACGCCGGAGGCCTCGCCGCCTATCGAGCCCGCCGCTTCGACGAGGCCCGTGCCGCCTTCAACGTGGCACTTGAAGCCGTCCCCGGCGACGGCCCCTCGCGGGCAATGCTTACCCGCATCACGCAGTTCGAAGCCAATCCGCCGGGCGAGGGCTGGGACGGCGCGTGGCGGCTTGAGCAGAAATAG
- a CDS encoding lytic transglycosylase domain-containing protein has translation MNQCLRSLACVVAVAALAFIPTELAAKSSHKSSAPKSSAPKKTHEAKAGKQRHASAGKARHGKHAEAKRKSKKQDDTPSDKPAAPPLTGDLAALKDAIDLARKGKTEDASAARDRIADPAGQKLADWFMLRHSESTANFKRYAAFLAANPDWPSSALLRRRAEARLWQEKADAATVHTFTMDRPTSAKGKFALARVLMTEGDSDRAARLVRNAWRSDELSERSEEDSYEAFRDLLTSEDHRARMDKRLGAKDYAGARRAAKRLGEDALAIVKACAAVTGKASKAKDYLDDVSAEARRDLGYVLCRAQWHLQNDRIDDAAEVILAAAPDTMAAQDTDAWWRERRLLARKLLDQGKFKTAYDVVRSAAVPAMEVYRVDYHFMCGWIALRYLDDPKAAMTHFAAIDEGSANPIALSRAHYWRGRAAEAMNAPADARLSYQAAARYPTAYYGQLARARLGLDRIELRAPSPVLAAVDAPPADERVRAADMLYGVGERDMVFYYAEDFAKESTDVAALEALGELAGRRNDARVMLEVGKSALARGLALDHYAFPTIGIPEHKQVAPAIEPSVIYSVARTESSFDQRDKSAANAVGLMQVTPEAGRDTAKRFGLTYDWDKMVSDPVYNTQMGAAELSALMSEYRGNQIMTFAGYNAGRGRVREWVQARGDPRDPKVDPVDWVERIPLSETRNYVQRVIENVLVYRARFEGSGMIAGKSDQRVVTKDATAVATPVGFTGTE, from the coding sequence ATGAACCAGTGCCTACGCTCGCTCGCGTGTGTCGTTGCCGTGGCCGCTTTGGCCTTCATCCCTACCGAGCTGGCAGCGAAGAGCAGTCACAAATCGTCCGCGCCCAAATCGTCCGCGCCGAAGAAGACGCATGAGGCGAAAGCCGGCAAGCAGCGCCATGCCTCCGCCGGCAAGGCGCGGCACGGCAAGCATGCCGAGGCCAAGCGCAAGTCGAAGAAGCAGGACGACACCCCTTCAGACAAGCCGGCAGCCCCGCCGCTGACCGGCGATCTCGCCGCGTTGAAGGATGCCATCGATCTCGCGCGGAAGGGCAAGACTGAGGACGCGAGCGCGGCGCGCGACCGCATTGCCGACCCGGCGGGGCAGAAGCTCGCCGACTGGTTCATGCTGCGCCATTCCGAAAGCACGGCGAATTTCAAGCGCTACGCCGCCTTCCTCGCCGCCAATCCGGACTGGCCGAGCAGCGCACTGCTCCGCCGCCGCGCCGAGGCCCGGCTGTGGCAGGAGAAGGCCGACGCGGCGACCGTGCACACATTCACGATGGACCGGCCGACCAGCGCCAAGGGCAAGTTCGCGCTCGCCCGCGTGCTGATGACCGAGGGCGACAGCGACAGGGCCGCGCGTCTGGTGCGCAATGCCTGGCGCTCGGACGAATTGTCCGAACGCAGCGAGGAAGATTCCTACGAAGCGTTTCGCGATCTCCTGACCAGTGAGGATCATCGTGCCCGCATGGACAAGCGCCTCGGCGCCAAGGACTATGCGGGGGCGCGGCGCGCAGCCAAGCGCCTCGGCGAGGATGCGCTCGCGATCGTCAAGGCCTGCGCCGCGGTCACCGGCAAGGCCAGCAAGGCCAAGGATTACCTCGATGACGTCTCAGCCGAGGCGCGCCGTGACCTCGGCTATGTGCTGTGCCGCGCGCAATGGCATCTCCAGAATGACCGCATCGACGACGCGGCCGAGGTGATCCTGGCCGCCGCGCCCGATACGATGGCGGCGCAAGACACCGACGCCTGGTGGCGCGAGCGCCGCCTGCTCGCGCGAAAGCTGCTCGACCAGGGCAAGTTCAAAACCGCCTACGACGTCGTGCGCTCGGCGGCCGTGCCTGCGATGGAAGTCTATCGTGTCGACTATCACTTCATGTGCGGCTGGATCGCGCTGCGCTATCTCGACGATCCCAAGGCAGCGATGACGCACTTCGCCGCGATCGACGAAGGCTCCGCCAATCCGATCGCGCTGTCGCGCGCGCATTATTGGCGCGGCCGCGCGGCCGAGGCGATGAACGCACCGGCCGATGCGCGCCTGAGCTATCAGGCGGCGGCGCGCTATCCGACCGCCTATTACGGCCAGCTCGCCCGCGCCAGGCTCGGTCTCGACCGCATCGAGCTGCGCGCGCCCTCGCCCGTCCTGGCAGCAGTCGACGCGCCGCCCGCGGACGAGCGCGTGCGCGCCGCCGACATGCTCTACGGCGTCGGTGAGCGCGACATGGTGTTTTACTACGCCGAGGATTTCGCCAAGGAGAGCACCGACGTCGCGGCACTCGAAGCGCTCGGCGAGCTCGCCGGCCGGCGCAACGATGCGCGCGTGATGCTGGAGGTCGGCAAGTCGGCGCTGGCGCGCGGGCTCGCGCTCGATCACTACGCCTTCCCGACCATCGGTATCCCTGAACATAAGCAGGTCGCGCCCGCGATCGAGCCCAGCGTGATCTATTCGGTGGCACGCACCGAAAGCTCGTTCGACCAGCGCGACAAATCGGCCGCCAACGCAGTCGGCCTGATGCAGGTGACGCCGGAAGCGGGCCGCGACACCGCAAAGCGCTTCGGCCTGACCTATGATTGGGACAAGATGGTCTCCGATCCCGTCTACAACACGCAGATGGGCGCGGCCGAGCTCAGCGCGCTGATGTCGGAATACCGCGGCAACCAGATCATGACCTTCGCCGGTTACAATGCCGGCCGCGGCCGCGTGCGCGAATGGGTGCAAGCGCGCGGCGATCCCAGGGATCCCAAGGTCGATCCGGTCGACTGGGTGGAGCGCATCCCGCTGTCGGAGACGCGCAATTACGTCCAGCGCGTGATCGAGAACGTGCTGGTCTACCGCGCCCGGTTCGAGGGCAGCGGCATGATCGCCGGCAAGAGCGATCAGCGTGTGGTGACGAAGGACGCGACGGCCGTGGCGACGCCGGTGGGATTTACGGGGACGGAGTGA